In one Culex quinquefasciatus strain JHB chromosome 2, VPISU_Cqui_1.0_pri_paternal, whole genome shotgun sequence genomic region, the following are encoded:
- the LOC119766128 gene encoding uncharacterized protein LOC119766128, with protein MDQFGEDWSVEFLDPDPPPGVDSAKWSVEHLDNPQSFPAEPLEEETPDWFESFITKHEPQDEDMPDANCGSLLLDRHEPLDEEMPDATSNDSGVLNIGRFLGNSNNETPSHSAEFVISSVGVDGVPQLDQVNGLGNAVSTGIASPTSSTQETARILTPSWFSNPAFVNDAVSSDGSCATRPTSRTQETARILTPSGFSNPAVML; from the exons ATGGACCAGTTTGGAGAAGATTGGTCGGTGGAATTTTTGGATCCGGACCCGCCTCCGGGTGTGGATTCCGCTAAATGGTCTGTTGAGCATTTAGATAATCCTCAATCCTTCCCGGCCGAACCGTTAGAAGAAGAGACGCCGGACTGGTTTGAAAGTTTTATCACAAAACACGAGCCACAGGATGAAGATATGCCGGATGCGAACTGCGGAAGTCTACTGCTTGACCGACACGAGCCACTGGACGAAGAAATGCCGGATGCTACGAGTAACGATTCCGGTGTTCTGAACATCGGAAGATTCTTAGGCAATTCCAACAACGAGACGCCGTCCCATTCAGCTGAGTTTGTTATTTCATCCGTCGGCGTTG ATGGTGTACCCCAACTTGACCAGGTGAATGGGTTAGGCAATGCAGTGTCCACCGGAATCGCCTCGCCAACCTCGAGCACGCAAGAGACCGCGAGAATCTTGACTCCATCGTGGTTCTCAAATCCGGCCTTCGTGAATGACGCGGTGTCCAGCGATGGCAGTTGCGCGACCCGGCCGACTTCGAGGACGCAAGAGACCGCGAGAATCTTAACTCCGTCGGGGTTCTCAAATCCGGCCGTCATGTTATGA